The Kribbella sp. HUAS MG21 genome includes the window GTGCTTGCCGCTGTCGACCGACACCTGCGTCGGCCCGGGCTGCTCCGCGACCCGCGCGACGTCCTCCACGGCCGGCAGCACCAGCGGACCGACGACCCGCAGTGCGGTCGCCGCCAGATACGGATCGGCTGACGGCCCCAGATCCTCGGTGAGCAGCGCGTCGACCGTACCGGCGGTGTCGTCGAGCCGCGCCTTCGACTCGGAGACCCCGGTGACCTGCGCCCGCAGTTCGGCGATGCGCGCGAGCGTCTCGCGTTCGGGTTCGCTGCCTTCGGAGATCAGCAGCCGCAGGATGCCCGCCAAGCTGTCCGTGTCCGGCTCGCTGTCGGCGGGCTGGGAGCCTTCGACACGGTCCGACTTGCGTTCCTCCGGGTAGGTCAGGTCCGGATCGGGTTCGCGCGCCGCGGTGTTGCCGGTGATCGCCTCCACCGCGTCCCGAACGCGGCTCAGCCGGGTGAAGGCGTCGGCCTGCGCCTCGGTCTCCTTGAGGTGCGGACCCTGCGGACTCGCGCTGCCGCGCAACTCGAGCCGCGCCAGCCAGCCCTCGGCAGCCGCGACAGACTGCAGCCGCTGCACCACGAGCGCCAGCGCGTCCGGCCCGAAGCCGCCGCGCGCGGCCGTCGTCCACAGCACCCGCTGCACCCGGGTCAGCGTCCCGTCCGCCGCCGGTACGCCGAACGCCGCGTCCAGCCACTCCGTCCGCACCTGGTGCCGCTGTCCGAGCGCCGCGAGCGCCAGCGCCAGGAACATCGACGTACGGCGCTCGTCGAGCTTGAGCGCAGTACTGATCGCCTCCTCGTCGGGCGTGCCGGCGTGCAGCGAGATCAAGGCGCCGACCGCGGGGTCCAGCCAGTACTGCGGAACGGGCGCACCCGCAGGCGGTAGTTCGGTGGACGAGGCCATCGCGGTGAGGACGCGCGTGGCGTAGCGGCGGAGCTCCGCGGAGCTGACGAAGCCGGCCGTCTCGTGCCGCAGGTCGGACAGCTCGACGAACGCGTCGAAGGCGCGCGACAGGCTGTCGACCTTGCTCTGCAGGCTGCCCTGGATCTTCGACAGCTGCGAGCGCAGGCTGGACGCCTCGCGCCGGGCGTACGACATCTCGCTCTCGAGGTTCTCGAGCTGCTGGTTCTGCCGCCGTTCGGTCCACCAGTCGGACATGTCCCCGCCTCTCTCGCCGGACGTCGCTCTCCGGAAGGATCGCGTGTCAGCGGGTCATCCTGCCCGATGCCGGAAGCACCCGGGAAATCCCCGGCGAGCGGGAACAAGGCCGCCGGAACTACCCTTGAAACCGATATGACTGCATCCGACCGTCGCACGGTGTACCTGGACCACGCGGCGACGACCCCCATGCTCCCGGCCGCGATCGAGGCGATGACCTATCACCTCGCGCGGACCGGTAACGCGTCGTCACTGCACGGCTCCGGCCGGTGCGCACGCCGGACGGTCGAAGAGGCCCGCGAGGCACTCGCCGCGGCGCTCGGGGCGCAGCCCAGCGAGATCGTGTTCACCTCCGGCGGTACCGAGGCGGACAACCTCGCGCTCAAGGGCCTGTGGTGGTCCCGGCTGGCCGCCGACCCGCGCCGCCGGCGGATCCTGCTCAGCGGCATCGAGCACCACGCCGTCCTCGACCCGGCGATCTGGCTCGGGCAGCACGAGGGCGCGGAGATCGAGTGGCTGCCCGTCGACGAGCTCGGCCGCGTGGACCCGGACGACGTACGCCGGGCCGTCGAGCGCGACCCGGACTCGGTGTCGTTCGTCACGCTGATGATGGCGAACAACGAGGTCGGCACGCTCCAGCCCGTCCGCGAGGTCGCCGCGATCGCACAGGAGTACGGCGTACCGGTGCACACCGACGCGGTGCAGGCGATCGGGCAGGTGCCGGTCGACTTCGGCGAGCTCGGTGTGGACGCGATGACGGTGTCCGCGCACAAGCTCGGCGGTCCGTACGGGATCGGGGCGCTCGTCGTCCACAAGGAGACGCAGCTGACGCCGATCCTGC containing:
- a CDS encoding cysteine desulfurase family protein, producing the protein MTASDRRTVYLDHAATTPMLPAAIEAMTYHLARTGNASSLHGSGRCARRTVEEAREALAAALGAQPSEIVFTSGGTEADNLALKGLWWSRLAADPRRRRILLSGIEHHAVLDPAIWLGQHEGAEIEWLPVDELGRVDPDDVRRAVERDPDSVSFVTLMMANNEVGTLQPVREVAAIAQEYGVPVHTDAVQAIGQVPVDFGELGVDAMTVSAHKLGGPYGIGALVVHKETQLTPILHGGGQERDVRSGTLDAPATAGFAVAAEHAIKQQADEAVRLAGLRDALVAGITGTVEGALLSGDPVDRLPGNAHLSFSDCEGDSLLLLLDARGIEVSTGSACNAGVAEPSHVLLAMGYDDQRARGSLRFTLGHTSTRADVDAVLETIGPVVERAKSAGLQNVGRNS